In one Nocardia tengchongensis genomic region, the following are encoded:
- a CDS encoding cytochrome bc complex cytochrome b subunit, producing the protein MATTNKIAGRLGKQADEMDQRYQGAAFLKRSINKVFPTHWSFLLGEIALYSFIILLLSGVYLTLYFDPSMGDVTYNGSYQPLRGVTMSRAYETALNISFDVRGGLFVRQVHHWAALLFTASMIVHMCRIFFTGAFRKPREANWVIGALLLIMAMFEGFFGYSLPDDLLSGTGLRAAFAGITLGSPVIGTWLHWLMFGGDFPGTIIIPRLYIAHVLLLPGIMLALIVVHIALVWYQKHTQYPGPGRGEKNVVGTRIVPVFSLDQGAFFAFTLGALALMGGLLQINPIWNLGPYNPSQVSAGTQPDFYMMWTDGFLRLFPAWEAYPFGHTIPGAFSVALFMPLIFTLIIAYPWIEKRLTGDRARHNLLQRPRDVPVRTAIGAMSLAFYLILTLACVNDIIAFKFDISLNATTWAFRIGLLLVPPLAYALAYRLCVGLQRADRSVLEHGIETGVVRRLPHGEYIEVHQPLGPVDAHGHPIPLEYQGARVPRKMNQLGVAGQPGTGAFFWADPPEERALNAANDHAAERAQLAVLRKAQERVAGNGQSGNGQSGDGHRTT; encoded by the coding sequence ATGGCAACCACCAACAAGATCGCCGGTCGACTTGGCAAACAAGCCGATGAGATGGATCAGCGGTACCAGGGCGCCGCATTCCTGAAACGATCGATCAACAAGGTATTTCCGACCCACTGGTCGTTCCTGCTCGGTGAAATCGCGCTGTACAGCTTCATCATTCTGCTGCTCTCCGGCGTCTATTTGACCTTGTATTTCGACCCCTCCATGGGTGACGTCACCTACAACGGCTCCTATCAGCCGCTGCGCGGCGTCACCATGTCGCGCGCCTACGAGACCGCGCTCAACATCTCGTTCGACGTACGCGGCGGACTCTTCGTGCGGCAGGTGCACCATTGGGCAGCGCTGCTGTTCACCGCGTCGATGATCGTCCACATGTGCCGGATCTTCTTCACCGGCGCCTTCCGCAAACCCCGCGAGGCCAACTGGGTGATCGGTGCGCTGCTGTTGATCATGGCCATGTTCGAGGGCTTCTTCGGTTACTCGCTCCCCGACGACCTGCTCTCCGGCACCGGCCTGCGCGCCGCCTTCGCCGGGATCACCCTGGGCAGCCCGGTCATCGGCACCTGGCTGCACTGGCTCATGTTCGGCGGAGACTTCCCCGGCACCATCATCATTCCGCGGCTCTACATCGCGCACGTGCTACTGCTGCCCGGAATCATGCTGGCACTCATCGTCGTTCACATCGCGCTGGTCTGGTACCAGAAGCACACCCAGTACCCGGGCCCCGGACGCGGTGAGAAGAACGTCGTCGGCACCCGCATCGTCCCGGTCTTCTCGCTGGACCAGGGCGCGTTCTTCGCCTTCACCCTGGGCGCGCTCGCGCTGATGGGCGGGCTGTTGCAGATCAATCCGATCTGGAATCTGGGCCCCTACAACCCTTCCCAGGTCTCGGCCGGCACCCAACCCGACTTCTACATGATGTGGACCGACGGCTTCCTGCGCCTGTTCCCGGCCTGGGAGGCGTACCCGTTCGGGCACACCATCCCCGGCGCGTTCTCGGTGGCGCTGTTCATGCCGCTGATCTTCACGCTGATCATCGCCTACCCGTGGATCGAGAAGCGGCTCACCGGTGATCGGGCCCGGCACAACCTGCTGCAGCGGCCCCGCGACGTGCCGGTGCGCACCGCCATCGGGGCCATGTCGCTGGCCTTCTATCTGATCCTCACGCTGGCCTGCGTCAACGACATCATCGCCTTCAAGTTCGATATCTCGCTCAATGCCACCACCTGGGCCTTCCGCATCGGGCTGCTGCTCGTCCCGCCGCTGGCCTACGCCCTCGCCTACCGGCTGTGTGTGGGCCTGCAGCGCGCCGACCGCAGCGTGCTCGAACACGGCATCGAAACCGGTGTGGTGCGGCGACTTCCGCACGGCGAGTACATCGAGGTGCATCAGCCGCTGGGGCCGGTGGACGCGCACGGGCATCCGATTCCCCTGGAATATCAGGGCGCCCGGGTACCCCGGAAGATGAACCAGCTCGGCGTCGCCGGGCAGCCCGGCACCGGCGCGTTCTTCTGGGCCGATCCCCCGGAGGAGCGCGCACTCAATGCCGCCAACGACCATGCGGCCGAGCGCGCCCAGCTGGCGGTGCTGCGGAAGGCGCAGGAACGCGTGGCGGGCAACGGGCAATCCGGCAACGGGCAATCCGGCGACGGGCACCGGACCACCTAG
- a CDS encoding wax ester/triacylglycerol synthase domain-containing protein produces MNSLAARDATMYWLSARTRNDLFLLYCFADTGRDAEQLRAAVAKRVIHIPDLLIRVLDVPANIAYPVWATCEFTNDQFVDHASADATWALVTDELGDLLGTGLNANNRPWRLHVFRNVRGVPGFATGEHALIAVLQLSHALADGRRAAAIARALFGTTELPAAPTPAPSAPFPVRFLPARLRAAATGALAATRALPGIPIGMAHTVFRGLSAAKAQRSLAELTAAGELPPPAPDTDPNLLNGTGGPPVAHAVRMLVCDKNRLHAPDHSVTVVALTAVSLALERYLRDRGAPITDLHAQVPMAVALTGAGRNGYRDLSVDLAVSAPAARTRADRIAAELTARRTRAAHPLQQAQDDVTAVLPAPILHRDVTHAPIDVLPERVSGHTVLSSVDRGPADLEFGGGPVRFTAGFPALGTVMHLTHGLHGLGDTVTLSVHADPAVIPDPDHYIELLESALDEVARALR; encoded by the coding sequence GTGAATTCCCTGGCCGCCCGGGACGCCACCATGTACTGGCTGTCCGCGCGCACCCGCAACGACCTGTTCCTGCTGTACTGCTTCGCCGACACCGGCCGCGATGCGGAGCAGCTGCGGGCCGCCGTCGCGAAGCGGGTGATCCACATTCCGGATTTGCTGATACGCGTGCTGGATGTTCCTGCGAACATTGCGTATCCGGTATGGGCGACTTGCGAATTCACGAACGATCAATTCGTCGACCACGCCTCCGCCGATGCCACCTGGGCGCTGGTCACCGACGAGCTCGGCGACCTGCTCGGCACCGGCCTGAACGCGAACAACCGCCCCTGGCGGCTGCACGTCTTCCGAAACGTCCGGGGCGTACCAGGATTCGCCACCGGTGAGCACGCCCTGATAGCGGTACTTCAGCTGTCCCACGCCCTGGCCGACGGCCGCCGCGCCGCCGCCATCGCCCGCGCGCTCTTCGGGACGACCGAATTGCCGGCCGCGCCGACTCCGGCGCCCTCCGCGCCGTTCCCGGTTCGATTCCTACCGGCCCGCCTGCGCGCGGCGGCGACGGGCGCCCTCGCCGCGACCCGCGCGCTCCCCGGTATTCCGATCGGCATGGCACACACTGTGTTTCGAGGTCTGTCCGCCGCCAAGGCGCAGCGGAGCCTCGCCGAACTCACGGCTGCCGGTGAGCTCCCGCCGCCCGCACCCGACACCGACCCGAACCTGTTGAACGGCACCGGCGGCCCCCCGGTCGCGCACGCCGTGCGAATGCTGGTGTGCGACAAGAACCGCCTGCACGCGCCGGACCATTCGGTCACGGTCGTCGCCCTCACCGCCGTCTCGCTCGCGCTGGAGCGCTATCTCCGCGACCGCGGCGCGCCGATCACCGACCTGCACGCCCAGGTGCCCATGGCCGTTGCCCTGACCGGCGCCGGCCGCAACGGTTACCGCGACCTGTCGGTGGATCTGGCCGTCTCCGCACCCGCGGCACGCACCCGCGCCGACCGCATCGCCGCCGAACTGACCGCCCGCCGCACCCGCGCCGCGCATCCGCTCCAGCAGGCGCAGGACGACGTGACCGCCGTCCTCCCCGCCCCGATCCTGCATCGCGACGTGACCCACGCCCCGATCGACGTCCTCCCCGAACGAGTTTCGGGTCACACCGTGCTCTCCAGCGTCGACCGCGGTCCCGCCGATCTCGAGTTCGGCGGCGGTCCGGTCCGTTTCACCGCGGGCTTCCCGGCTCTGGGCACCGTCATGCACCTCACCCACGGCCTGCACGGCCTCGGCGACACCGTCACCCTCTCCGTCCACGCCGACCCCGCCGTAATCCCCGATCCGGACCACTACATCGAGTTGCTGGAGTCGGCGCTGGACGAGGTCGCCCGCGCCTTGCGATAG
- a CDS encoding DUF2637 domain-containing protein, which translates to MVTMTTAGSTNNEVRVSPSRGTGGILRRLSSFRPRLAHASLVVTSVVAVKSFQMSFAALHQLSVRNLVPPDLASNVPIAIDGLVIASIIATAAFRQWSVGWWYSTALFAISTLVSIAGNIQYAHEIGGSVVPMCLYAGMPLTMLFAVHLTLMLWERGKQVAAEHAAEIAACEFEDEIEVSELEDDPEDEPEDVDIAAEHDDLEPAPELEVVALETQEMGRPKDPFPAAQPRLYPLESVGPGFSRGQTAGIGAQPRPVLLDADERRQFYMTAAQM; encoded by the coding sequence ATGGTGACGATGACTACCGCAGGATCTACGAATAACGAAGTGCGAGTATCCCCGTCACGCGGGACGGGAGGAATCCTCCGTCGATTGAGTTCGTTCAGACCCCGGCTGGCACATGCTTCTCTGGTGGTGACATCGGTGGTGGCAGTCAAGTCATTTCAGATGTCTTTCGCCGCCTTGCACCAACTCTCGGTGCGCAATCTGGTGCCGCCCGATCTCGCTTCGAATGTGCCGATCGCCATCGATGGCTTGGTGATCGCTTCGATCATCGCCACCGCCGCATTCCGGCAATGGAGCGTCGGCTGGTGGTACTCGACGGCCTTGTTCGCTATCTCGACTCTCGTTTCGATTGCCGGGAATATCCAGTACGCCCACGAGATCGGCGGCAGCGTCGTGCCGATGTGCCTCTACGCCGGCATGCCGCTGACCATGCTGTTCGCCGTACACCTCACGTTGATGCTCTGGGAACGCGGCAAGCAGGTCGCGGCGGAACACGCGGCCGAGATCGCGGCCTGCGAGTTCGAGGACGAGATCGAGGTGTCCGAGCTCGAGGACGATCCCGAGGATGAGCCCGAGGACGTGGACATCGCAGCTGAGCACGACGACCTGGAGCCCGCACCCGAGCTCGAGGTCGTGGCGCTCGAAACGCAGGAGATGGGGCGCCCCAAGGACCCCTTTCCCGCGGCTCAGCCGAGGCTCTATCCGCTCGAATCCGTGGGACCCGGATTTTCCCGAGGGCAGACCGCGGGCATCGGCGCCCAGCCCCGGCCCGTTCTGCTGGACGCCGACGAAAGGCGCCAGTTCTACATGACCGCCGCGCAAATGTAG
- a CDS encoding aminotransferase class I/II-fold pyridoxal phosphate-dependent enzyme codes for MPRQTQFGLMSHAELVTEHETQTANYAKLKTEKLTLDITRGKPSPEQLDLSQGLLELPGAADYRDANGTDVRNYGGLHGLPELRAIFSELLGIPVSNLLAGNNASLEMMHDLLVFAMLHGTADSARRWADEPVLKFLCPVPGYDRHFAITESLGFEMIPIPMKGDGPDTHLIAELVASDPSIKGLWAVPNYSNPTGVTFSEAVTRELVSMPTAAPDFRLFWDNAYAVHPLTDTAEPVLDVLGMAAAAGHPNRPFVLASTSKITFAGSGVSFFGSSTANVEWYLKHLGKKTIGPDKVNQLRHLRFFGDADGVREHMQKHRAILEPKFKLVLRILEDRLGASKVASWTEPKGGYFISLDVLEGTAAKVVALAKEAGIALTPAGSSYPYGKDPEDKNIRIAPSFPSLGELEQAMDGLATCVLLAASEKLMSV; via the coding sequence ATGCCTCGGCAGACGCAATTCGGTTTGATGAGCCATGCGGAACTCGTGACGGAACACGAGACGCAGACCGCGAACTACGCGAAGCTCAAGACCGAGAAGCTGACGCTGGACATTACGAGGGGAAAGCCCTCGCCCGAGCAGCTGGACCTCTCGCAGGGACTCCTCGAGCTGCCGGGCGCCGCCGACTACCGTGACGCCAACGGCACCGACGTCCGCAATTACGGTGGCCTGCACGGCCTGCCGGAGCTGCGTGCGATCTTCTCCGAACTGCTCGGCATTCCCGTGTCGAATCTGCTGGCCGGCAACAACGCCAGCCTGGAGATGATGCACGACCTGCTGGTGTTCGCCATGCTGCACGGCACCGCGGATTCGGCCCGCCGCTGGGCGGACGAGCCGGTGCTCAAGTTCCTGTGCCCGGTACCGGGATACGACCGGCACTTCGCCATCACCGAGTCGCTCGGCTTCGAGATGATCCCGATCCCGATGAAGGGCGACGGCCCCGACACGCACCTGATCGCGGAGCTGGTGGCGTCCGACCCCAGCATCAAGGGTCTGTGGGCGGTCCCCAACTACTCCAACCCGACCGGGGTCACCTTCTCCGAAGCCGTTACCCGCGAACTGGTTTCGATGCCGACGGCGGCGCCGGACTTCCGCCTGTTCTGGGACAACGCGTACGCGGTGCACCCGCTCACCGACACCGCCGAGCCGGTGCTGGACGTGCTGGGTATGGCCGCCGCGGCGGGCCACCCGAACCGGCCGTTCGTGCTGGCCTCGACCTCGAAGATCACCTTCGCGGGTTCGGGCGTGAGCTTCTTCGGTTCCTCCACCGCGAACGTGGAGTGGTACCTGAAGCACCTGGGCAAGAAGACCATCGGCCCGGACAAGGTGAACCAGCTGCGGCACCTGCGCTTCTTCGGCGACGCGGACGGCGTGCGCGAGCACATGCAGAAGCACCGCGCCATCCTGGAGCCGAAATTCAAACTGGTGCTGCGGATTCTGGAGGACCGGCTGGGCGCGTCGAAGGTCGCGTCCTGGACCGAACCCAAGGGCGGCTACTTCATCAGCCTGGACGTGCTGGAGGGCACCGCCGCCAAGGTGGTGGCGCTGGCCAAGGAAGCGGGCATCGCGCTGACCCCGGCGGGTTCGTCCTACCCGTACGGAAAAGACCCGGAGGACAAGAACATTCGCATCGCGCCCAGCTTCCCGTCGCTGGGTGAGCTGGAGCAGGCGATGGACGGCCTGGCCACCTGTGTGCTGCTGGCCGCCTCCGAGAAGCTGATGAGCGTGTAG
- a CDS encoding methyltransferase domain-containing protein encodes MPDTMASSESGLRPDRFDRDGQDQLVDVHDLQAALPGIRRLRAWAHDALATQPGENAVDIGSGTGSEVLTLAELVGPTGSALGVEPDPNLLAAAERRAAQAGSTATFVSGDAYGLPVGSESFDVALCERVFGHLTAPARAAGEIARVLRPGGRVVVMDTDWGSAIVHPGDRHVVHEVLETMIAGTTNPFAGRRLPGQLATAGLVVDDIGSHALIQDGGVGAGALVARVAERAVARGAISERQRAQLLADLEAGAASGDIHLSVTIFAVLAHKPH; translated from the coding sequence ATGCCCGACACCATGGCTTCTTCGGAGTCCGGACTGCGGCCGGACCGCTTCGACCGTGACGGACAGGATCAGCTCGTCGACGTTCACGATCTACAGGCAGCGCTGCCGGGCATCCGGCGCCTGCGGGCCTGGGCCCACGACGCCCTGGCCACCCAGCCCGGCGAGAACGCCGTCGACATCGGGTCCGGCACCGGCTCGGAGGTGCTGACCCTGGCCGAGCTGGTCGGGCCGACCGGCTCCGCGCTCGGCGTCGAACCCGACCCGAACCTGCTGGCCGCCGCCGAACGCCGCGCCGCCCAGGCCGGCTCCACCGCCACCTTCGTCAGCGGCGACGCCTACGGCCTGCCGGTCGGCAGCGAGAGCTTCGACGTGGCGCTGTGTGAGCGGGTCTTCGGGCACCTCACCGCACCGGCCCGCGCGGCCGGGGAGATCGCGCGCGTGCTGCGGCCCGGCGGCCGGGTCGTGGTGATGGACACCGACTGGGGCTCCGCCATCGTGCACCCGGGCGACCGGCACGTGGTGCACGAGGTGCTCGAGACCATGATCGCGGGCACCACCAACCCGTTCGCGGGCCGCCGCCTGCCCGGGCAGCTGGCCACGGCCGGACTGGTCGTCGACGACATCGGCTCGCACGCCCTGATCCAGGACGGCGGCGTCGGCGCGGGCGCGCTGGTCGCCCGGGTCGCGGAGCGGGCCGTCGCCCGCGGGGCGATCAGCGAGCGGCAGCGGGCGCAGCTGCTCGCCGATCTGGAGGCCGGGGCCGCCAGCGGCGACATCCACCTGTCGGTGACCATCTTCGCGGTGCTGGCGCACAAGCCGCACTGA
- a CDS encoding HhH-GPD-type base excision DNA repair protein — protein MSRTLCIAQESDADELLSTDDFALLVGMMLDQQFPMEHAFRGPWKLADRMGGFDIHRIAAADPAEFEELAATPPAIHRYGRSMGRRVQELAQYILDNYGGNTAGLWTEGDPDGKEVLKRLKKLPGFGDQKARIFLALLGKQRGLAAAGWREAAGAYGEDGSRRSVADVTDAESLTQVREFKKQAKAAAKAK, from the coding sequence GTGAGCCGCACGCTGTGTATTGCGCAGGAATCCGATGCCGACGAGCTGCTTTCGACCGATGATTTCGCCCTGTTGGTCGGGATGATGCTGGATCAGCAGTTTCCGATGGAACACGCATTCCGCGGTCCGTGGAAACTGGCCGACCGGATGGGCGGGTTCGATATCCACCGGATCGCCGCCGCCGATCCCGCCGAATTCGAGGAGCTGGCCGCCACCCCGCCGGCCATTCACCGCTACGGCCGTTCGATGGGACGGCGGGTACAGGAGCTGGCCCAGTACATTCTGGACAACTACGGCGGTAATACCGCGGGCCTGTGGACCGAGGGCGATCCGGACGGCAAGGAAGTCCTGAAGCGGCTCAAGAAATTGCCCGGCTTCGGTGACCAGAAGGCGCGGATCTTCCTCGCCCTGCTCGGCAAACAGCGTGGTCTGGCCGCCGCCGGCTGGCGCGAGGCGGCCGGCGCGTACGGCGAGGACGGTTCCCGCCGCTCGGTCGCCGACGTCACCGACGCCGAATCCCTCACGCAGGTACGGGAATTCAAGAAGCAGGCGAAGGCCGCCGCGAAGGCGAAGTAA